One genomic region from Paroceanicella profunda encodes:
- a CDS encoding TRAP transporter large permease, with amino-acid sequence MADALMIGFGGLGLLVILIALRMPIAYSMILVGGIGVTILNGPAIFMSQLKTLAYGQFSIYDLSVVPMFVLMGNIATKAGLSRDLFRAANAWLGWLPGGTAISAIAACAGFGSVCGSSLATASTMGQVALPELFRYRYSGALATGTLAAGGVLGILIPPSVVLVIYAVIVEANIVTMFMAALVPGLIAVILFILTILVYVTVNPAAGPKRAPIDRAEFISASVSVLPVLCVFALVIGGIYFGFFNPTPAAAIGVFLVWAYGTVHGGIRWPQLRDALLQTASSTGMIYLILLGAEMLKIFMSRGGVPQAVAEWMAHSGLAPITVLAILLAALIVLGCLMDSLSMILLAIPFFWPVLVEINGGDYVDAATAGFGMTTEDLKVWFGILALIVVELGLITPPVGMNVFVISAMAKNVPMRETFIGVMPFFCAELVRVVILVAFPAITLWLPTLLRS; translated from the coding sequence ATGGCTGACGCCCTGATGATCGGGTTCGGCGGGCTGGGGCTGCTCGTCATCCTCATCGCGCTGCGCATGCCCATCGCCTATTCGATGATCCTGGTGGGCGGCATCGGGGTGACCATCCTGAACGGGCCGGCCATCTTCATGAGCCAGCTCAAGACCCTCGCCTACGGGCAGTTCTCCATCTACGACCTCTCGGTGGTGCCGATGTTCGTGCTGATGGGCAACATCGCCACCAAGGCCGGCCTCTCGCGCGACCTGTTCCGCGCGGCGAACGCCTGGCTGGGCTGGCTGCCCGGCGGCACCGCCATTTCCGCCATCGCGGCCTGCGCGGGCTTCGGCTCGGTCTGCGGCTCCTCGCTCGCCACCGCGTCCACCATGGGCCAGGTGGCGCTGCCCGAGCTGTTCCGCTACCGCTATTCCGGGGCGCTGGCCACCGGCACGCTGGCGGCCGGCGGCGTGCTGGGCATCCTGATCCCGCCCTCCGTGGTGCTGGTGATCTACGCGGTGATCGTGGAGGCGAACATCGTCACCATGTTCATGGCCGCGCTGGTGCCGGGGCTGATCGCGGTCATCCTGTTCATCCTCACCATCCTCGTCTACGTGACGGTGAACCCGGCGGCCGGCCCGAAGCGCGCGCCCATCGACCGCGCCGAGTTCATCTCCGCCTCCGTCTCCGTGCTGCCGGTGCTCTGCGTGTTCGCGCTGGTGATCGGCGGCATCTACTTCGGCTTCTTCAACCCCACGCCGGCCGCCGCCATCGGCGTGTTCCTCGTCTGGGCCTACGGCACGGTGCATGGCGGCATCCGCTGGCCGCAGCTGCGCGACGCGCTGCTGCAGACCGCCAGCTCCACGGGCATGATCTACCTCATCCTGCTGGGCGCGGAGATGCTGAAGATCTTCATGTCGCGCGGCGGCGTGCCCCAGGCCGTGGCGGAGTGGATGGCCCATTCCGGCCTCGCGCCCATCACCGTGCTGGCGATCCTGCTGGCCGCCCTCATCGTGCTGGGCTGCCTGATGGACAGCCTGTCGATGATCCTGCTCGCCATCCCGTTCTTCTGGCCGGTTCTGGTGGAGATCAACGGCGGAGACTACGTGGACGCCGCCACCGCCGGCTTCGGCATGACCACCGAGGACCTGAAGGTGTGGTTCGGCATCCTCGCGCTCATCGTGGTGGAGCTGGGGCTGATCACGCCACCGGTGGGCATGAATGTCTTCGTGATCTCGGCCATGGCGAAGAACGTGCCCATGCGCGAGACCTTCATCGGCGTGATGCCGTTCTTCTGCGCCGAGCTGGTCCGGGTGGTGATCCTCGTCGCCTTCCCGGCGATCACGCTCTGGCTGCCCACGCTCCTGCGCAGCTAG
- a CDS encoding (2Fe-2S)-binding protein, which produces MTTFTLNGSEVSLDLDPDMPLLWALRDEMKLTGTKFGCGVAQCGACTVMMDGMPRRACVTPMSMVEGAEITTIEGMEGPVVAAVQSAWAAIDVPQCGWCQSGQVMSATALLEMIPNPTDSDIDNAMAGNVCRCATYVRIRQAIHDAAATLEG; this is translated from the coding sequence ATGACCACATTCACTCTCAACGGAAGCGAAGTTTCGCTCGATCTCGATCCCGACATGCCGCTGCTCTGGGCACTCAGGGACGAGATGAAGCTCACCGGAACCAAGTTCGGCTGCGGCGTCGCGCAATGCGGTGCCTGCACGGTGATGATGGACGGCATGCCGCGCCGGGCCTGCGTCACGCCGATGTCGATGGTCGAGGGCGCCGAGATCACCACCATCGAGGGCATGGAGGGCCCCGTCGTCGCGGCGGTGCAGAGCGCCTGGGCCGCGATCGACGTGCCGCAGTGCGGCTGGTGCCAGTCCGGCCAGGTGATGTCGGCAACGGCCCTGCTGGAAATGATCCCGAACCCCACCGATTCCGATATCGACAACGCGATGGCCGGCAATGTCTGCCGGTGCGCCACCTATGTCCGCATCCGGCAGGCGATCCACGACGCCGCCGCGACGCTGGAGGGATAA
- a CDS encoding DUF1523 family protein, with the protein MLRRLKWILIAVAVLFVGAWFHYYLPSHEVVRVVGTDTKRVDGSGLFDSTRTNSQSTQTRDVRFINTVGQNGKEYVFRNEDTGWSFPFYFKFDSGTLQARAQSEVSGRDTPQWVVVTSYGWRLEMLTMFPNVIDIEPTDTADPTIVPWFNIIFFVVLGLLAFWVFRLVRRFKRRRIDPIFDGDPDT; encoded by the coding sequence ATGCTGCGCCGCCTGAAATGGATCCTCATCGCCGTTGCCGTGCTTTTCGTCGGCGCCTGGTTCCACTACTACCTGCCCTCGCATGAGGTGGTCCGCGTGGTGGGAACGGACACGAAGCGCGTCGACGGCTCCGGCCTGTTCGACAGCACCCGCACCAACAGCCAGAGCACCCAGACCCGCGACGTGCGCTTCATCAACACCGTGGGCCAGAACGGCAAGGAATACGTGTTCCGCAACGAGGACACCGGCTGGTCCTTCCCCTTCTACTTCAAGTTCGATTCCGGCACGCTGCAGGCGCGGGCGCAATCCGAGGTCTCCGGGCGCGACACGCCGCAATGGGTGGTGGTCACCTCCTACGGCTGGCGGCTGGAGATGCTCACCATGTTTCCCAACGTGATCGACATCGAGCCGACGGACACCGCGGACCCCACGATCGTCCCGTGGTTCAACATCATCTTCTTCGTGGTGCTGGGGCTGCTGGCCTTCTGGGTGTTCCGCCTCGTGCGCCGCTTCAAGCGCCGGCGCATCGACCCGATCTTCGACGGCGATCCGGACACCTGA
- a CDS encoding TRAP transporter small permease — protein sequence MRAQGEAGQGQAGLEGLARRIITGWAILGGVLLLAVVLMNTASVVGASLFTLPFPGDFELTEMGVCVAVFTFLPWCQMQDENVTADIFTSGLSRAWVARLVFLSAVVAFGFTLLMIWRMSVGMLDQRDYGYTTTILQIPHWYAFLPILVSLALLAVAAVLTMLDAARGSAGYHSEAEHPHG from the coding sequence GTGAGGGCGCAGGGCGAGGCCGGACAGGGGCAGGCGGGGCTCGAGGGCCTCGCCCGCCGCATCATCACCGGCTGGGCGATTCTCGGCGGCGTGCTGCTGCTGGCCGTCGTCCTCATGAACACGGCCTCCGTCGTCGGGGCGTCGCTGTTCACCCTGCCCTTCCCGGGCGACTTCGAGCTTACCGAAATGGGGGTCTGCGTGGCCGTGTTCACCTTCCTGCCATGGTGCCAGATGCAAGACGAGAACGTCACCGCCGACATCTTCACCTCCGGCCTGTCCCGGGCCTGGGTGGCGCGGCTGGTGTTCCTCTCCGCCGTGGTGGCCTTCGGCTTCACGCTGCTGATGATCTGGCGGATGTCCGTGGGCATGCTGGACCAGAGGGATTACGGCTATACCACCACCATCCTGCAGATCCCGCACTGGTATGCCTTCCTGCCCATCCTCGTCTCGCTGGCGCTGCTCGCCGTGGCCGCGGTGCTGACCATGCTGGACGCCGCGCGCGGCTCCGCCGGCTATCATTCCGAAGCGGAGCATCCGCATGGCTGA
- a CDS encoding xanthine dehydrogenase family protein molybdopterin-binding subunit produces MTSQYTRILQDARQPSAAETTLPPRLLVSRRGLLIGATGLVVAASLPLGGLRAQSAAGGPGLAPLAFIHIAPDDTVTVLSKHLEMGQGPYTGLATLVAEELDADWSQMRAAGAPADQKLYVNTLFGIQGTGGSTAIANSYMQMRRIGAAARAMLVSAAAAEWGVPAGEITVSQGTIAHAGSGKSSGFGALAEAAMKLEVPQEPALKDPSQFRLIGAADLRRLDMVAKSNGTAQFAMDIHHDDMLVAVIAHPPKIGATVASFDDSAALAVPGVEMVRETPFGVAVYARNTWTAIKGRQALTVTWDDSKAETRSSAEIFDDFSAAAAQGGKVVEEEGDISAIDSAAQVIESEIRFPYLAHSPMEPLDGVIELRNGKAVLTYGCQFPTFDRATAAQVLGLEHDDVTIDVIFAGGSFGRRAQYDSQIAAEIASVAKAAGRDGVYKLVWTREDDLRGGYYRPLTVHRMRAGLDENGAIVGWENVVANQSFIDGSAMAGMMKDGVDPIAFEGSAELPYAFGARRIAWAQTQSPVSTLWFRSVGHTHTAYAVEAFLDRLLEAGGKDPLQGRLDLLTPEATRARGVLERVAALADWQGTTRADRPGKAYGVAWTKSFGTYVAQVVEVESRNGAPAVTRVWCAVDCGVAVNPNTIRAQMEGGIGFALSTALYSDITLAPGGDVVQGNWDSYRMLRIHEMPQIEVAIIESTEAPTGVGEPGVPPLAPALANAWRVLTGEVVEQLPFARQMV; encoded by the coding sequence ATGACCAGCCAGTACACACGCATCCTTCAGGACGCGCGCCAGCCATCCGCCGCCGAGACCACCCTGCCGCCGCGCCTGCTGGTGAGCCGCCGCGGGCTGCTGATCGGCGCCACCGGGCTCGTGGTGGCCGCCAGCCTGCCGCTGGGCGGGCTGCGCGCGCAGAGCGCCGCCGGAGGCCCCGGCCTCGCGCCGCTCGCCTTCATCCACATCGCGCCGGATGACACGGTGACCGTGCTCTCCAAGCATCTCGAGATGGGCCAGGGCCCCTACACCGGTCTCGCCACCCTCGTCGCCGAGGAGCTGGACGCCGACTGGTCGCAGATGCGCGCCGCCGGTGCGCCGGCGGACCAGAAGCTCTACGTGAACACCCTGTTCGGCATCCAGGGCACAGGCGGCTCCACCGCCATCGCGAACAGCTACATGCAGATGCGGCGGATCGGGGCGGCGGCCCGGGCGATGCTGGTCTCCGCAGCCGCGGCGGAATGGGGCGTTCCGGCCGGCGAGATCACCGTGTCGCAGGGCACCATCGCCCATGCGGGCAGCGGGAAGAGCTCCGGCTTCGGCGCGCTGGCCGAGGCCGCGATGAAGCTGGAGGTGCCGCAGGAGCCGGCGCTGAAGGACCCCTCGCAGTTCCGGCTGATCGGCGCGGCGGACCTGCGCCGCCTCGACATGGTGGCCAAGAGCAACGGCACCGCGCAGTTCGCCATGGACATCCACCATGACGACATGCTGGTGGCCGTGATCGCCCATCCGCCGAAAATCGGTGCGACCGTCGCCAGCTTCGACGACAGCGCTGCGCTGGCGGTGCCCGGGGTCGAGATGGTGCGCGAGACGCCGTTCGGCGTGGCGGTCTATGCCCGCAACACCTGGACGGCGATCAAGGGCCGCCAGGCCCTCACCGTGACCTGGGACGACAGCAAGGCCGAGACCCGCTCCTCCGCGGAGATCTTCGATGATTTCTCCGCCGCCGCCGCGCAGGGCGGCAAGGTGGTGGAGGAGGAGGGCGACATCTCCGCCATCGACAGCGCCGCGCAGGTGATCGAATCGGAGATCCGCTTCCCGTACCTCGCGCATTCGCCGATGGAACCGCTGGACGGTGTCATCGAGCTTCGCAACGGCAAGGCGGTGCTCACCTACGGCTGCCAGTTCCCCACCTTCGACCGCGCCACCGCGGCCCAGGTGCTCGGGCTGGAGCATGACGATGTCACCATCGACGTGATCTTCGCCGGCGGCAGCTTCGGCCGGCGCGCGCAATACGATTCCCAGATTGCGGCGGAAATCGCCTCCGTCGCCAAGGCGGCGGGGCGCGACGGCGTCTACAAGCTGGTCTGGACCCGCGAGGACGACCTGCGCGGCGGCTACTACCGCCCGCTCACCGTGCACCGGATGCGCGCCGGCCTGGACGAGAACGGCGCCATCGTCGGCTGGGAGAATGTCGTCGCCAACCAGTCCTTCATCGACGGCAGCGCCATGGCCGGCATGATGAAGGACGGGGTGGACCCGATCGCCTTCGAAGGCTCGGCCGAGCTGCCCTACGCCTTCGGCGCCCGGCGCATCGCCTGGGCGCAGACGCAGAGCCCGGTGAGCACGCTGTGGTTCCGCTCCGTCGGCCACACCCACACCGCCTACGCGGTGGAGGCCTTCCTCGACCGGTTGCTGGAGGCCGGCGGCAAGGACCCGCTGCAGGGCCGCCTGGACCTGCTCACCCCCGAGGCCACCCGCGCGCGCGGCGTGCTCGAACGCGTCGCCGCCCTGGCGGACTGGCAGGGCACCACCCGCGCCGACCGGCCGGGCAAGGCTTACGGCGTGGCCTGGACAAAGTCCTTCGGGACCTATGTCGCGCAGGTCGTCGAGGTGGAGAGCCGCAACGGCGCCCCTGCCGTCACCCGGGTCTGGTGCGCGGTCGATTGCGGCGTGGCGGTGAACCCGAACACCATCCGCGCGCAGATGGAAGGCGGGATCGGCTTCGCGCTCTCCACTGCCCTCTACTCCGATATCACCCTCGCGCCCGGCGGCGACGTCGTCCAGGGCAACTGGGACAGCTACCGCATGCTGCGCATCCACGAGATGCCGCAGATCGAGGTGGCGATCATCGAGAGCACCGAGGCCCCCACCGGCGTCGGCGAGCCCGGCGTGCCGCCGCTCGCCCCCGCCCTCGCCAATGCCTGGCGGGTGCTGACAGGCGAGGTGGTCGAACAACTGCCCTTCGCCCGCCAGATGGTTTGA